In Lysinibacillus sp. FSL M8-0337, the following proteins share a genomic window:
- a CDS encoding DUF2529 family protein: MSKILTTQLSGLLQRITQNEEEAIEETARLLAQAAIGEGNVYFACFGEMQVVELNALQGVERFSKLLPWNEDTVVSEADRICIFTRSAHDQEALALAQKLNAQFIPFAAVASEIANNENPLADLAYTYISTRMRGGLMPNDLGERIVVPHAIAALFIYEAVKIIYDEMLGLDEEL, from the coding sequence ATGTCAAAAATTCTAACAACACAGTTGAGCGGATTATTACAAAGAATAACACAAAATGAAGAAGAAGCTATTGAAGAAACAGCACGATTACTTGCACAAGCTGCGATAGGCGAAGGCAATGTCTATTTTGCTTGCTTTGGTGAAATGCAAGTTGTCGAATTAAATGCACTTCAAGGTGTTGAGCGTTTTTCTAAGCTCCTCCCTTGGAACGAAGATACAGTCGTTAGCGAAGCAGATCGTATTTGTATTTTTACACGTAGTGCACATGATCAAGAAGCATTAGCGTTGGCACAAAAATTGAATGCTCAATTTATACCGTTTGCAGCAGTAGCGAGTGAAATAGCCAATAACGAAAATCCATTAGCCGATTTAGCGTATACATATATCTCCACTCGTATGCGTGGTGGTTTAATGCCTAATGATTTAGGTGAGCGCATTGTTGTACCGCATGCAATTGCTGCACTGTTCATTTATGAAGCTGTAAAAATTATTTATGATGAAATGCTTGGCTTGGATGAGGAACTGTAA
- the rpmE gene encoding 50S ribosomal protein L31 produces the protein MKQGIHPDYKEATVTCSCGNTFKTGSVKENIVVEFCNECHPFYTGRQKFASADGRVDRFNKKYGLKN, from the coding sequence ATGAAACAAGGAATTCATCCAGACTACAAAGAAGCAACAGTAACTTGCTCTTGTGGTAACACTTTCAAAACTGGTTCAGTAAAAGAAAACATCGTTGTCGAGTTCTGCAACGAATGTCACCCATTCTATACTGGCCGTCAAAAATTCGCGTCTGCTGATGGTCGCGTGGATCGTTTCAACAAAAAATACGGTCTTAAAAACTAA
- a CDS encoding thymidine kinase — MAQLYYKHGAMNSGKSIEILKVAHNYEEQQKPVMIFTSGLDTRDEVGFVSSRVGLRQEAIPIYEDTNIFELVKNNEVKPYCVLVDEVQFLKKAHVLQLANIVDELDIPVMGFGLKNDFQNELFEGSQYMLTYADKIEEMKTICWFCHKKATMNLRVDDNGKPVYTGDQIKIGGNDSYYPVCRKCHAHPPL; from the coding sequence ATGGCACAGCTATACTATAAACATGGCGCGATGAATAGTGGCAAATCAATAGAAATCTTAAAAGTTGCCCATAACTATGAAGAGCAGCAAAAGCCTGTCATGATATTTACGTCAGGTCTTGATACACGTGATGAGGTTGGATTTGTTTCAAGTCGAGTAGGCTTAAGACAAGAGGCTATTCCAATTTATGAGGACACGAATATTTTTGAACTTGTAAAAAATAATGAAGTAAAGCCATACTGCGTGCTTGTAGATGAAGTGCAATTTTTAAAAAAGGCACATGTACTACAATTAGCGAATATTGTGGATGAACTAGACATTCCTGTGATGGGCTTTGGCCTAAAGAATGATTTCCAAAATGAATTATTTGAGGGTAGTCAGTATATGCTTACATATGCAGATAAAATTGAAGAAATGAAAACGATTTGCTGGTTCTGCCATAAAAAAGCAACGATGAATTTACGTGTCGATGATAATGGTAAACCTGTGTATACAGGCGACCAAATAAAAATCGGAGGTAACGATTCTTACTATCCTGTTTGTCGAAAGTGCCACGCACATCCACCGCTTTAA
- the rho gene encoding transcription termination factor Rho, whose amino-acid sequence MSTLTIAQLENMTLKELYALARQYKISYYSKLTKKELIFAILKTRSEQEGYFFMEGVLEIVSQEGFGFLRPINYSPSKEDIYISASQIRRFDLRNGDKVSGKVRPPKENERYYGLLQVDAVNGEDPEVAKERVHFPALTPLYPDRQIKLETTQRNLSTRIMDLVAPVGFGQRGLIVAPPKAGKTSLLKEIANAITTNHPEAELIVLLIDERPEEVTDIERSVNADVVSSTFDEVPENHVKVAEIVLERARRLVEHKRDVIILMDSITRLARAYNLVIPPSGRTLSGGIDPAAFHRPKRFFGSARNIEEGGSLTILATALVDTGSRMDEVIYEEFKGTGNLELHLDRQLAERRIFPALDIRRSGTRKEELLLEPEQLEKLWAIRKTFSDAPDFAERFLKKLRTTKSNEEFFEKLNEDMKKATKGKGLL is encoded by the coding sequence ATGTCTACATTGACAATCGCTCAATTAGAAAACATGACGTTAAAAGAGCTTTACGCCCTCGCACGCCAATACAAAATTTCGTATTATAGCAAACTAACGAAAAAGGAATTAATTTTTGCTATTTTGAAAACGCGTTCAGAGCAAGAGGGTTATTTCTTTATGGAGGGGGTACTTGAGATTGTATCGCAAGAAGGCTTTGGCTTCCTTCGACCAATCAATTACTCACCGAGTAAAGAAGATATTTATATTTCTGCTTCTCAAATACGTCGTTTTGATCTTCGTAATGGGGATAAAGTGTCTGGTAAAGTGCGTCCCCCTAAAGAAAATGAACGTTACTATGGATTACTGCAGGTGGATGCTGTAAATGGAGAAGATCCTGAAGTAGCAAAAGAACGTGTTCACTTCCCAGCATTGACGCCGCTATATCCTGATCGCCAAATCAAGCTTGAAACTACACAGCGCAATCTATCGACTCGAATTATGGATTTAGTAGCGCCAGTAGGATTTGGTCAACGTGGATTAATCGTAGCGCCACCAAAGGCTGGTAAAACATCATTATTAAAAGAAATTGCTAACGCTATTACAACAAACCATCCAGAGGCAGAGTTAATCGTATTACTTATTGATGAACGTCCTGAGGAAGTAACGGATATTGAGCGTTCTGTAAATGCGGATGTCGTAAGTTCTACTTTCGATGAAGTTCCGGAAAATCATGTGAAGGTAGCGGAAATCGTGTTAGAACGAGCACGCCGCTTAGTAGAGCATAAACGTGACGTAATTATTTTAATGGACTCCATTACACGTCTTGCTCGTGCATATAACTTAGTTATTCCACCAAGTGGTCGTACGCTGTCAGGTGGTATCGATCCTGCGGCCTTCCATAGACCAAAACGATTCTTCGGTTCTGCGCGTAATATTGAAGAAGGTGGTAGCTTAACAATTTTAGCTACAGCTTTAGTAGATACAGGTTCACGTATGGACGAAGTTATTTATGAAGAGTTTAAAGGGACGGGTAACTTAGAGTTGCACTTAGATCGTCAATTAGCAGAGCGTCGTATTTTCCCTGCGCTTGATATTCGTCGTTCAGGTACACGTAAGGAAGAATTGCTTCTTGAGCCAGAACAACTTGAAAAACTATGGGCAATCCGAAAAACATTTTCAGATGCGCCAGATTTCGCAGAGCGTTTCTTGAAAAAGCTACGCACAACAAAATCAAACGAAGAATTTTTCGAAAAGTTAAATGAAGATATGAAAAAAGCCACTAAAGGTAAAGGCCTACTTTAA
- the glpX gene encoding class II fructose-bisphosphatase produces MERSLSMEVVRVTEAAAIASGKWMGRGLKIEADDAATTAMRSMFDTIPMHATVVIGEGEMDEAPMLYIGEELGLRNGGPKVDIAVDPLEGTNIVAKGTNGAMTVLAIADKGNLLNAPDMYMEKIAVGPEAAGKVDINASVTYNLLQVAKAKNKDISDVVATLLDRPRHQAIVDEIREAGARIKFIQDGDVGAAINTAFDETGIDIMFGMGGAPEGVISAVALKCLGGDFQAKLVPEDEEQLERCKQMGVDVDKVLYLDDLVKGDDAIFAATAVTDCELLKGVQYKGAYALTHSVVMRAKSGTVRFVEGRHALDKKPSY; encoded by the coding sequence ATGGAACGCAGTTTATCGATGGAAGTAGTACGAGTAACAGAGGCAGCAGCAATCGCATCCGGGAAATGGATGGGTCGCGGTTTGAAAATTGAGGCAGATGATGCAGCAACGACAGCAATGCGCTCAATGTTCGATACGATTCCAATGCATGCTACAGTAGTAATTGGGGAAGGCGAAATGGACGAAGCACCAATGCTTTATATTGGTGAGGAGCTTGGTCTTCGTAATGGCGGTCCCAAAGTAGATATAGCAGTCGATCCTTTAGAAGGTACAAATATAGTGGCAAAAGGTACAAATGGTGCTATGACAGTATTAGCAATTGCTGATAAGGGTAATCTATTAAATGCACCAGATATGTACATGGAGAAAATCGCTGTAGGACCAGAAGCGGCAGGAAAAGTTGATATTAACGCCTCTGTTACTTATAATTTATTACAAGTAGCAAAAGCAAAAAATAAAGATATTTCAGATGTTGTAGCTACTCTATTAGATCGCCCACGCCATCAAGCGATAGTAGATGAGATTCGTGAAGCGGGAGCTCGTATTAAATTTATTCAAGATGGAGATGTGGGAGCAGCGATTAACACTGCATTCGATGAAACAGGCATCGACATTATGTTTGGTATGGGCGGTGCACCTGAGGGTGTTATATCGGCTGTTGCATTAAAATGCCTTGGTGGAGACTTCCAAGCTAAATTAGTGCCAGAAGATGAAGAACAGTTAGAACGCTGTAAACAAATGGGCGTAGATGTAGATAAAGTTCTTTACTTAGATGATTTAGTAAAAGGTGACGATGCAATTTTTGCAGCAACAGCTGTTACAGATTGTGAGCTATTAAAAGGTGTGCAGTACAAAGGAGCTTATGCATTAACACATTCAGTTGTTATGCGAGCGAAGTCAGGTACTGTCCGTTTTGTAGAAGGTCGTCACGCTCTTGATAAAAAACCTAGCTATTAA
- a CDS encoding response regulator, giving the protein MKRLLIVDDQQGIRLLLNEVLKKEGYVTYLAANGAEALRYAEEESIDCVLLDMKIPGMDGIEILKRLKEKWPELPVFMMTAYGELDVVQEALELGAIRYFTKPFDIFEVRDEVNKTLKT; this is encoded by the coding sequence GTGAAACGATTACTAATTGTTGATGATCAGCAGGGAATTCGTTTGCTATTAAATGAGGTATTAAAAAAAGAAGGTTACGTTACATATTTAGCAGCGAATGGCGCTGAGGCACTACGTTATGCAGAGGAAGAATCGATAGACTGTGTATTGCTAGACATGAAGATTCCTGGCATGGATGGCATAGAAATCTTAAAGCGTTTAAAAGAGAAATGGCCCGAATTACCTGTCTTTATGATGACAGCATACGGTGAATTAGATGTTGTTCAGGAGGCATTGGAATTAGGGGCAATACGATATTTTACGAAGCCGTTTGATATTTTTGAAGTACGTGACGAAGTAAATAAAACGTTAAAAACATAG
- a CDS encoding class II fructose-bisphosphate aldolase, protein MALVSMKEMLIKAKAEGYAVGQFNINNLEWTQAILQAAEEEKSPVILGVSEGAGKYMGGFISVVHMVKGLMESYGTTVPVAIHLDHGSSFEKCKEAIDAGFTSVMIDASHHPFEENIAITSKVVEYAHAKGVSVEAELGTVGGDEDGVIGGIMYADPEECRKMVELTDIDCLAPALGSVHGPYKGEPNLGFKEMEEISKLADLPLVLHGGTGIPTKDIQRSISLGTAKINVNTENQIAATKVIREILDNDKVVYDPRKFLAPAREAIKTTVIGKIREFGSAQKA, encoded by the coding sequence ATGGCGTTAGTATCTATGAAAGAGATGTTAATTAAAGCAAAGGCAGAAGGTTATGCAGTTGGTCAATTCAACATCAACAACCTTGAATGGACGCAAGCAATTTTACAAGCAGCAGAAGAAGAAAAATCACCGGTTATCCTTGGCGTATCTGAGGGCGCAGGTAAATATATGGGCGGATTTATTTCAGTTGTACACATGGTAAAAGGTTTAATGGAATCTTATGGTACGACAGTGCCAGTAGCTATTCACCTTGACCATGGTTCAAGCTTTGAAAAATGTAAAGAAGCGATTGATGCAGGATTTACTTCTGTTATGATTGATGCATCACATCATCCTTTCGAAGAAAATATTGCAATTACTTCAAAAGTAGTTGAATATGCACATGCGAAAGGCGTTTCTGTAGAAGCTGAGCTTGGAACAGTTGGCGGAGACGAGGATGGCGTAATTGGTGGTATTATGTACGCTGATCCAGAAGAGTGCCGTAAAATGGTTGAATTAACAGATATTGATTGCTTAGCACCAGCGCTTGGCTCTGTTCATGGTCCATACAAAGGCGAACCAAACTTAGGTTTCAAAGAAATGGAAGAAATCTCTAAATTAGCAGATCTTCCTTTAGTATTACATGGTGGTACAGGTATTCCAACAAAAGATATTCAACGTTCCATTTCATTAGGTACGGCTAAAATTAACGTGAATACTGAAAATCAAATCGCTGCGACAAAAGTGATTCGTGAAATTCTTGACAACGATAAAGTTGTTTACGATCCACGTAAATTCCTAGCACCAGCGCGTGAAGCAATTAAAACAACAGTTATCGGTAAAATCCGTGAATTTGGTAGTGCACAAAAAGCATAA
- a CDS encoding UDP-N-acetylglucosamine 1-carboxyvinyltransferase, with amino-acid sequence MDVYKITGENRLKGTIKVSGAKNSAVALIPASILANSPVTIGGIPEISDAWTLKALLEEIGGEVQFEDGKMIIDPSDMVALPLPNGNVKKLRASYYLMGAMLGRFKKAVIGLPGGCFLGPRPIDQHIKGFEALGAKITNEHGAIYLRAEELIGAKIYLDVASVGATINIMLAAVRAKGRTVIENAAKEPEIIDVATLLTNMGANIKGAGTSVIRIEGVEELHGTEHTIIPDRIEAATFMIMAAAVGDGITIDNVIPLHLEAITAKLREMGVKIDIDEESIFVPKTDLSTLQAVDVKTIVYPGFPTDIQQPLSVLMTQALGSSKITDTIYTARFKHIDELRRMNANARVEGNTAIITGPSKLHGSSVTATDLRAGAALVLAGLLAEGETEIHDIYHIERGYSSLIEKLRDLGADIRRETIMVSVAEAKE; translated from the coding sequence ATGGATGTTTATAAAATTACAGGCGAAAATCGTCTAAAGGGTACAATTAAAGTTAGTGGTGCAAAAAATAGTGCAGTCGCCTTAATTCCAGCATCAATTTTGGCGAACTCTCCAGTGACAATTGGAGGGATTCCCGAAATTTCAGATGCTTGGACTTTAAAAGCCTTGTTAGAAGAGATTGGTGGAGAAGTACAATTTGAGGATGGCAAAATGATTATTGATCCATCCGATATGGTTGCACTGCCGTTGCCAAATGGTAATGTTAAAAAACTCCGCGCCTCTTATTATTTAATGGGTGCCATGCTTGGTCGCTTCAAAAAGGCTGTCATTGGTTTGCCTGGTGGCTGTTTCTTAGGGCCGCGTCCAATTGATCAACACATTAAAGGGTTTGAAGCCCTTGGCGCTAAAATTACTAACGAGCATGGTGCGATTTATTTACGTGCTGAAGAATTAATCGGCGCTAAAATTTATTTAGACGTCGCAAGTGTTGGCGCAACGATCAATATTATGCTTGCTGCGGTACGTGCAAAGGGACGTACGGTTATTGAAAATGCCGCAAAAGAACCTGAAATAATTGACGTAGCCACACTCCTTACGAATATGGGTGCCAATATTAAGGGTGCGGGTACAAGTGTTATTCGCATTGAAGGTGTTGAGGAACTGCATGGAACGGAACATACAATTATTCCAGACCGTATTGAAGCCGCTACATTTATGATAATGGCAGCAGCAGTTGGCGACGGTATTACGATAGATAATGTCATTCCATTGCATTTAGAGGCAATTACAGCAAAGCTTCGTGAAATGGGCGTCAAGATTGACATAGACGAGGAAAGTATTTTTGTTCCCAAAACAGACCTATCTACATTGCAAGCGGTTGACGTCAAAACGATAGTTTATCCTGGATTCCCTACGGATATTCAGCAACCACTTTCGGTGTTAATGACGCAAGCACTTGGCTCTTCAAAGATAACAGATACCATTTATACGGCTCGTTTTAAGCATATTGATGAACTGCGTCGTATGAATGCCAACGCACGTGTAGAAGGAAATACAGCGATAATTACTGGTCCAAGTAAATTACATGGCTCAAGTGTCACTGCGACAGACCTTCGCGCGGGTGCAGCATTAGTTTTAGCTGGCTTATTAGCTGAAGGTGAAACTGAAATTCATGATATCTATCATATTGAACGTGGCTATAGCTCACTTATTGAAAAATTACGTGACTTAGGCGCAGATATTCGACGTGAAACAATTATGGTTAGCGTTGCAGAGGCAAAGGAGTAA
- the prfA gene encoding peptide chain release factor 1, giving the protein MFDRLQAVEDRYERLNELLSDPDIVNDSKKLREYSKEQSDIQETVDAYREYKSVKDQLVDTREMLENEKDPDMHEMVKEEFNSLKEQQEELEERLRVLLIPKDPNDNKNVIMEIRGAAGGDEANIFAGDLFRMYSRYAETQGWKIDIMEATPNPMGGYKEVIFMINGQGAYSKFKFENGAHRVQRVPATESQGRIHTSTATVACLPEVEEVDVEIHEKDIRVDTFASSGAGGQSVNTTMSAVRMTHLPTGVVVSMQDERSQIKNREKAMKILRARVADMYLQEAQKEIDATRKSAVGSGDRSERIRTYNYPQNRVTDHRIGLTIQKLDQIVEGRLDEIIDALILEEQASKLERLNDDL; this is encoded by the coding sequence ATGTTTGATAGACTACAAGCAGTAGAGGATCGTTATGAAAGGCTAAATGAGCTTTTAAGTGATCCTGATATTGTAAACGACAGTAAAAAATTACGTGAATATTCAAAGGAACAATCGGATATTCAAGAGACAGTGGATGCTTATCGTGAGTATAAAAGTGTCAAAGATCAACTAGTTGATACACGAGAAATGTTAGAGAATGAAAAAGATCCGGATATGCACGAGATGGTAAAAGAAGAATTCAACTCATTAAAAGAGCAGCAAGAAGAGTTGGAAGAACGACTACGTGTTTTATTAATTCCGAAAGACCCGAATGACAATAAAAACGTTATTATGGAGATTCGTGGTGCAGCCGGCGGTGATGAGGCAAATATTTTCGCAGGTGACTTATTCCGTATGTATTCTCGCTATGCTGAAACACAAGGCTGGAAAATCGACATTATGGAAGCAACACCAAACCCAATGGGCGGCTACAAAGAAGTAATCTTTATGATTAACGGGCAAGGCGCATATTCTAAATTTAAATTTGAAAATGGTGCACACCGTGTACAACGTGTACCAGCAACAGAATCACAAGGACGTATTCATACATCAACAGCGACAGTGGCTTGCTTACCGGAAGTTGAAGAGGTAGATGTAGAAATTCACGAAAAAGATATCCGTGTCGATACATTTGCATCTTCAGGCGCAGGTGGGCAATCGGTAAATACAACGATGTCAGCTGTTCGTATGACCCATTTACCAACGGGTGTTGTTGTATCCATGCAGGATGAACGTTCACAAATTAAAAACCGTGAAAAAGCGATGAAAATTCTTCGTGCACGTGTAGCAGATATGTATTTACAAGAAGCACAAAAAGAAATTGATGCAACACGTAAGTCAGCAGTAGGTTCGGGAGACCGTTCAGAGCGTATCCGCACATACAATTATCCACAAAACCGTGTCACAGATCATCGTATTGGCTTAACAATTCAAAAGCTAGATCAAATCGTTGAGGGTAGACTAGACGAAATTATTGATGCGCTGATCTTAGAAGAGCAAGCATCAAAGTTAGAGCGACTTAATGATGACCTATAA
- the fsa gene encoding fructose-6-phosphate aldolase — MKFFIDTANFDEIKEAHAWGILSGVTTNPSLVAKEENVSFHDRLREIAELVDGSVSGEVIALDAEGMIKEGLELAAIAPNITVKLPMTPAGLEACRFFANKGIKTNVTLIFSANQALMAARAGATYVSPFIGRLDDIGQNGVELIETISDIFTIHNIETQIIAASIRHPQHVTAAALAGAHISTTPFKVLKQLFHHPLTEKGIEGFLADWNKRKGE; from the coding sequence ATGAAATTTTTTATTGATACAGCAAACTTTGATGAAATTAAAGAAGCACACGCATGGGGCATTTTATCAGGCGTGACAACAAACCCATCATTAGTGGCAAAAGAGGAGAACGTATCTTTTCATGATCGTCTACGTGAAATTGCCGAGCTTGTTGATGGCTCAGTAAGCGGTGAAGTTATTGCATTAGATGCTGAAGGTATGATTAAAGAAGGTCTAGAATTAGCGGCTATTGCACCGAATATTACAGTGAAATTACCAATGACACCCGCTGGTTTAGAAGCGTGTCGCTTCTTTGCAAACAAAGGCATTAAAACAAACGTAACACTAATTTTCAGTGCCAACCAAGCATTAATGGCTGCGCGTGCAGGTGCTACATATGTATCACCATTTATCGGCCGTTTAGATGATATTGGTCAAAATGGTGTTGAACTTATCGAAACCATTTCAGATATTTTCACAATCCATAATATTGAAACACAAATTATTGCTGCTTCTATTCGTCACCCACAACATGTAACGGCAGCAGCTCTTGCTGGCGCACATATTTCAACAACTCCTTTCAAAGTGTTAAAACAACTTTTCCACCATCCATTAACGGAAAAAGGAATTGAAGGATTTTTAGCGGATTGGAATAAGCGAAAAGGTGAATAA